A stretch of Anaeromyxobacter dehalogenans 2CP-1 DNA encodes these proteins:
- a CDS encoding DUF1360 domain-containing protein — protein MPLPVEALWTCAVLAMVVSGTSFTITGTEVFEPMRRFLSARSEWLGHLTACFYCTSHWVTFLLVALCRPVLVSTGFLIVDLAISAFFVVQLAAYLTGLLFKSYSVIIPVKAAMQQAMEAARAAHRAPRTGTVGAASDADVPGAQEAG, from the coding sequence ATGCCGCTGCCAGTCGAAGCCCTGTGGACCTGCGCCGTCCTCGCCATGGTCGTGAGCGGGACGTCGTTCACCATCACCGGAACCGAGGTCTTCGAGCCGATGCGGAGGTTCCTCTCCGCGCGGAGCGAGTGGCTCGGCCACCTGACCGCGTGCTTCTACTGCACCAGCCACTGGGTCACGTTCCTGCTCGTCGCGCTGTGCCGCCCCGTGCTCGTCTCGACCGGCTTCCTGATCGTGGACCTCGCCATCAGCGCGTTCTTCGTGGTCCAGCTCGCCGCGTACCTCACCGGCCTGCTGTTCAAGTCGTACTCGGTGATCATCCCGGTGAAGGCCGCCATGCAGCAGGCGATGGAGGCCGCGAGGGCGGCGCATCGCGCGCCGCGGACGGGCACGGTGGGTGCCGCCTCCGACGCCGACGTGCCGGGTGCGCAGGAAGCGGGGTGA
- a CDS encoding transposase, translated as MARIPRFALVERDSSNHCTWRAHDFERVLEEAGATDKFLELLGRYKEKYGIEINSYCLMGTHPHVTCTTRRDQEQFSRFWQVVNGQFARWYNRRRDRRGQVVMERMRSPRIQAEGAHQLTVMRYGDLNPVRAGLVRSPKDWKWSSYRHYAFGEPDPLIDDAPEYLALGKTGPQRRKAYQALFALPLSESLRTRRIDLVEYPFVGDAHWVMHRLDVAGLSPPD; from the coding sequence ATGGCCCGCATTCCGCGCTTCGCGCTGGTGGAGCGCGACTCGAGCAATCACTGCACCTGGCGCGCGCACGATTTCGAGCGCGTCCTCGAGGAGGCCGGCGCGACGGACAAGTTCCTCGAGCTGCTCGGTCGGTACAAGGAGAAGTACGGGATCGAGATCAACTCGTACTGCCTGATGGGCACGCACCCGCACGTCACGTGCACGACGAGGCGCGACCAGGAGCAGTTCAGCCGCTTCTGGCAGGTGGTGAACGGGCAGTTCGCGCGCTGGTACAACAGGCGACGCGACCGGCGCGGCCAGGTGGTCATGGAGCGGATGCGTTCGCCGCGGATCCAGGCCGAGGGCGCGCATCAGCTGACCGTGATGCGGTATGGCGACCTCAACCCGGTCCGCGCCGGGCTGGTGAGGAGTCCGAAGGACTGGAAGTGGTCGAGCTACCGGCACTACGCCTTCGGTGAGCCGGATCCGCTCATCGATGACGCGCCGGAGTACCTCGCGCTCGGAAAGACCGGGCCTCAACGCCGGAAGGCCTACCAGGCGCTGTTCGCGCTGCCGCTCTCGGAGTCGCTGCGCACGAGGCGGATCGACCTGGTCGAGTATCCGTTCGTCGGCGACGCCCACTGGGTGATGCATCGGCTGGACGTGGCCGGGCTGTCGCCTCCGGATTGA
- a CDS encoding integrase core domain-containing protein translates to MREAFGDPRYVPAGVELRTDHGPQYTGADCAALVEKWGLVHTFAPVGRPTGNAVAERVIRTMKEEVVWLRDWEGADELREALLAWQHRYNTQRPHQALGWKTPSEHRAEKLGGGVERAA, encoded by the coding sequence TTGCGCGAGGCCTTCGGTGATCCGAGGTACGTACCCGCCGGCGTCGAGCTGCGGACCGACCACGGCCCGCAGTACACGGGCGCCGACTGCGCCGCGCTCGTCGAGAAGTGGGGCCTCGTCCACACGTTCGCACCGGTGGGCCGCCCGACCGGCAACGCCGTCGCCGAGCGGGTCATCCGGACGATGAAGGAGGAGGTCGTCTGGCTGCGGGACTGGGAGGGCGCCGACGAGCTGCGCGAGGCGCTCCTCGCCTGGCAGCACCGCTACAACACCCAGCGACCGCATCAGGCACTGGGCTGGAAGACGCCGTCCGAGCACCGCGCCGAGAAGCTCGGGGGCGGCGTCGAGAGAGCTGCGTAA